CAACGCCGACCAGGGCATCCCGGGCGGCTTCGAGACCCGCGGATTCGAGTACCGCGTCGACCTGCCGTCCCGCGTCGACCCCGAGGGCATCGACGCGGTGATGGACCACGGCCTGCTCCGGGTCCGGTTGCCCCGCGCCGCCCGGCCCACGCCGCGCACCATCACCGTCGGCCGCACCGGGCCGCGCTCCGGCGGCCTCTCCCGTGGTACGCCGATGCCAGCCGATCCCGCCGCGGACCGGGAGCTGCACCGCCCGGACACCCTCGGCGAGATCGACCGGCTGTAGCGGGACTGCGTGGTCACCGCATCCCTGCTCGGCCCGTCGGCCGGGCTCGTGCCCGACGTGCGACGGATCGCGGTGCTGCGCGCCAACGCGCTGGGAGACTTCATCTTCGCCCTGCCGGCGCTGGAGGCGCTGCGAGTCGCGTACCCCGGGGCGGAGATCGTGCTGCTCGGCGCGCCGTGGCACGCGAAGCTCTGGCGCGACCGGCCCGGCCCGGTGGACCGGGTGCTGGTGGTGCCGCCGGCACCCGGCATTCGCGAGCCGGAACCGGGCGAGCCGGAGTCGGCGATGGACGACTTCCTGGCGGCGGCCGCCGGCGAGGGCTTCGACCTGGCGGTGCAGATCCACGGCGGGGGCGCCAACTCCAATCCGCTGGTCAGTCGCCTCGGCGCCCGGGTCACCGTGGGGCTGCGGGCCGACGACGCACCGCCGCTGGACCGGTGGATCCGCTACGTCTACTACCAGCACGAGGTGATCCGCTATCTGGAGGTGGTGGGTCTGGTGGGCGCACCCGCGACCACCATCGTGCCCGCGCTGGCGGTCACCGACGCCGACCGGGCCGAAGCGGCCCAGGTGC
The nucleotide sequence above comes from Micromonospora sp. NBC_00389. Encoded proteins:
- a CDS encoding glycosyltransferase family 9 protein encodes the protein MVTASLLGPSAGLVPDVRRIAVLRANALGDFIFALPALEALRVAYPGAEIVLLGAPWHAKLWRDRPGPVDRVLVVPPAPGIREPEPGEPESAMDDFLAAAAGEGFDLAVQIHGGGANSNPLVSRLGARVTVGLRADDAPPLDRWIRYVYYQHEVIRYLEVVGLVGAPATTIVPALAVTDADRAEAAQVLGPAGRPRVALHPGATDTRRRWPAERFAEVARELHRDGYELLVTGTPAEREVVDRVVAAAGVPVRPLVGSLSLGGLAGCYTDCALVVSNDTGPLHLAAAVGTSTVGIYWVGNLINTASPLRGRHRPISSWTVHCPVCGVDCTPGIYPHRPGDGECPHRDSFVTDVPMVEVLEAARELLNPEPGAP
- a CDS encoding Hsp20/alpha crystallin family protein, whose translation is MSEQQQTGGFGRGWRGRQQGWDPMGELQSLRTELSRLVGGRAGASDVELTETSDGWEVVVRLPGVAPEEVAVELDDRELCVRARSEAEVNADQGIPGGFETRGFEYRVDLPSRVDPEGIDAVMDHGLLRVRLPRAARPTPRTITVGRTGPRSGGLSRGTPMPADPAADRELHRPDTLGEIDRL